From Phaeocystidibacter marisrubri, the proteins below share one genomic window:
- the aroC gene encoding chorismate synthase, which produces MSGNTFGKLLRLTTFGESHGTAIGGILEGFPAGVSIDTEAVQRALDRRKPGQSALTTERKESDTLQILSGVFEGVTLGTPIGFIIPNTNQNSKDYSALKDVYRPSHADYTWETKYGMRDHRGGGRSSARETASRVAGGAMAAHLIPDIRVTAFVRSVGPITFHTPYSELDLTQIDSNPIRCPDPKAAAAMEEYVLKLKEDGDSAGGIIECVITGVPAGWGEPVFDKLHAALGSAMLSINAVKGFEYGSGFAGTELKGSEHNDSFISVGKTATNHSGGIQGGISNGEDIYFRVAFKPIASIKSKQQTVDKKGEKVELQIEGRHDPTVLPRAIPIVEAMAQLTLADFMLRAKVNQI; this is translated from the coding sequence ATGTCAGGAAATACTTTTGGAAAATTACTTCGACTCACCACCTTTGGTGAATCGCACGGAACTGCAATTGGCGGTATCCTTGAAGGATTCCCAGCTGGCGTTTCCATAGATACAGAGGCGGTTCAAAGGGCCTTGGATAGAAGAAAGCCCGGACAATCAGCCTTAACGACAGAAAGGAAGGAGAGTGACACTCTTCAAATTCTTTCCGGTGTGTTTGAAGGTGTGACCCTCGGAACTCCCATTGGGTTTATCATTCCCAACACCAATCAGAACAGCAAAGACTATTCTGCATTGAAGGATGTTTATCGTCCCTCCCATGCCGATTATACATGGGAAACCAAGTACGGCATGCGCGATCACCGAGGAGGTGGGCGGAGCAGTGCACGCGAGACTGCATCAAGAGTGGCGGGTGGTGCAATGGCTGCCCATTTGATACCCGACATTCGCGTGACCGCATTTGTACGCAGCGTTGGTCCCATCACTTTCCATACTCCTTATTCCGAATTGGATTTAACACAGATTGATTCCAATCCCATTCGTTGTCCCGATCCCAAAGCAGCGGCGGCCATGGAAGAGTATGTCTTAAAGTTGAAGGAGGATGGGGATTCCGCTGGAGGAATCATTGAATGTGTGATTACTGGTGTTCCTGCGGGGTGGGGTGAACCGGTGTTCGACAAGTTGCACGCAGCCTTGGGTTCGGCCATGTTGTCCATAAATGCCGTTAAGGGATTTGAATATGGATCGGGCTTTGCCGGAACAGAGCTGAAGGGCTCTGAACACAACGATTCCTTTATATCGGTTGGAAAAACGGCCACCAATCACTCCGGTGGAATTCAAGGTGGAATCTCCAATGGAGAAGATATCTATTTCCGTGTGGCATTCAAGCCCATCGCTTCCATAAAATCAAAGCAACAAACAGTAGATAAGAAAGGGGAGAAGGTTGAGCTTCAAATTGAAGGACGACACGATCCCACTGTACTACCCCGTGCCATTCCCATTGTTGAAGCTATGGCTCAACTGACTTTGGCCGACTTTATGCTACGCGCTAAAGTGAATCAAATCTAA
- the hutI gene encoding imidazolonepropionase, which translates to MKRLLTNIKKLVHVENQPVPYLKGKAMNDLTSIDDAFLEIEDGKIVRFGPMTDLHGSDISGTTEYLDCTGQWVMPGLVDSHTHLIFAEPRAREFEDRIHGLTYEEIAARGGGILNSAAKLAEMPEEQLYDDAMARLHEMIQTGTTAIEIKSGYGLSTEAELKMLRVAKRIKRRAPIPVKITFLGAHAIPPEYKENPDGYVDLVIDEMLPKVVEERLADYIDVFCEKGYFTVEQTDRILKAGMAAGLRPKVHVNQFNAIGGIQTCVENKAISVDHLEVMDEGDFKALANSDCMPVALPSCSFFLGIPYTPARKIIDSNLPLALATDYNPGSTPSGNLLFVWSLACIQMKLTPTEALAALTHNAAYALELNDELGSIAVGKTANLLVSEPMDSLGHIPYHFGRNSLSRVLINGNKYTHLEP; encoded by the coding sequence ATGAAACGACTCCTAACAAACATCAAAAAGCTCGTCCACGTTGAGAATCAACCTGTTCCCTACCTCAAGGGAAAGGCAATGAACGACTTGACGAGCATAGACGACGCCTTTCTTGAAATTGAAGACGGCAAAATTGTTCGATTTGGGCCGATGACGGATCTACACGGATCTGACATTTCTGGAACCACAGAGTACCTCGATTGCACAGGACAATGGGTAATGCCTGGTCTTGTGGACTCACACACCCACCTGATCTTTGCAGAGCCGAGAGCACGTGAATTTGAAGATAGAATTCACGGTTTGACCTACGAGGAAATTGCAGCGAGAGGTGGAGGAATATTAAACAGTGCTGCGAAATTGGCAGAAATGCCAGAGGAGCAATTGTACGATGACGCCATGGCTCGCTTGCATGAAATGATTCAAACCGGAACCACTGCCATTGAAATCAAGAGTGGCTATGGACTTTCAACGGAAGCTGAATTGAAGATGCTTCGAGTGGCTAAACGTATCAAGCGAAGAGCTCCAATTCCCGTTAAAATCACCTTTTTGGGTGCACATGCTATTCCACCAGAGTACAAAGAAAACCCCGATGGATATGTAGACTTGGTTATTGATGAAATGCTTCCAAAAGTAGTGGAAGAACGCTTGGCCGACTACATTGATGTATTCTGTGAAAAGGGATATTTCACCGTTGAACAAACCGATCGAATTCTCAAAGCTGGAATGGCCGCTGGACTACGTCCCAAAGTTCACGTCAACCAGTTTAACGCCATTGGAGGTATCCAAACCTGTGTAGAAAACAAGGCCATTTCTGTGGATCACTTGGAAGTGATGGATGAAGGTGATTTTAAAGCATTGGCAAACTCCGATTGCATGCCAGTTGCGCTTCCTTCCTGCAGCTTCTTCCTCGGAATACCATACACTCCTGCTAGAAAAATCATAGATTCGAACCTCCCTCTTGCTTTGGCTACAGATTACAACCCTGGCAGCACCCCTTCAGGTAACCTCCTCTTTGTTTGGAGTTTAGCCTGTATTCAAATGAAACTCACACCTACAGAAGCACTGGCAGCACTCACTCACAATGCAGCCTACGCCTTGGAGTTGAACGACGAATTGGGTAGTATAGCGGTGGGGAAAACTGCGAACTTGCTCGTTTCAGAACCCATGGATAGTTTGGGGCATATTCCATATCACTTCGGAAGGAACAGCTTGAGCAGAGTTCTAATTAATGGAAATAAATACACACATCTCGAACCTTGA
- a CDS encoding universal stress protein, with translation MDHRLLVPVDFSQISVNAVNYALGLAPAFNCGVVLLHVVDDEEYKQKGEREMEKFLAQFETDISIKTFVIPGNLFEDIAKAAELLEVYMVVMGTSGLKGLQYLFGSHALRIVTSASAPFLITQEQPPRPKIETIVVPVDLASEDKHILSLALQSARLFDAKIHLFVAHHTDEFSRNNTYRNEKFAHRYLDDHNIHYTTIHAEGKNSFDKEILEYADLVSADMIAVVNHKETGFLNVFGKNFDQNLITNDNGIPVLVMNANEHKKITDIFDVFQV, from the coding sequence ATGGATCATCGCTTATTAGTCCCGGTTGACTTCTCTCAAATCTCCGTGAATGCCGTTAATTATGCACTGGGTTTAGCACCAGCATTTAACTGTGGCGTTGTACTTCTTCATGTAGTAGACGACGAAGAATACAAGCAGAAAGGAGAGCGTGAAATGGAAAAGTTCCTCGCTCAGTTCGAAACGGATATTTCCATCAAAACCTTTGTTATTCCTGGGAATCTCTTTGAAGATATCGCAAAAGCTGCCGAACTCCTTGAAGTGTATATGGTGGTGATGGGTACCTCTGGATTGAAAGGACTTCAATACCTCTTCGGATCGCATGCCCTTCGCATTGTGACCTCAGCAAGCGCTCCTTTCCTCATTACGCAAGAGCAACCACCGCGACCAAAAATCGAAACCATTGTTGTTCCTGTCGACTTGGCCAGCGAAGACAAACACATCTTGAGTTTAGCGCTTCAATCGGCACGACTTTTTGATGCGAAGATTCACCTATTTGTGGCACACCACACCGATGAATTTAGCCGAAATAACACCTATCGCAACGAGAAATTCGCACATCGTTACTTAGACGATCACAACATTCATTACACCACTATTCACGCGGAAGGAAAGAACAGCTTCGACAAAGAAATTTTGGAGTATGCCGATCTCGTTTCAGCAGATATGATCGCCGTAGTGAATCACAAAGAGACCGGATTCCTTAACGTCTTCGGAAAGAACTTTGATCAAAACTTAATTACGAACGACAACGGTATTCCTGTGTTGGTGATGAACGCTAACGAACACAAGAAGATTACCGACATCTTTGATGTATTCCAGGTATAA